The following proteins are co-located in the Pyricularia oryzae 70-15 chromosome 1, whole genome shotgun sequence genome:
- a CDS encoding cystathionine gamma-synthase, whose protein sequence is MTMTMTTAMAKTQGANDTKFGHSVPPEGPHTITTHVPGWNSVQGLIKGDVDLLQKVRSIYPRFGPFGVVAQLSMAVHKKLGLSESQACFVWACPDALEKTRQHACSSFRDDKDRIKDASEISETVVRIKLGSDTLKLHVTIGPAANRKAMVFTWQLVGSGTSTRLAQALLPVIDTSLEVVGVGAGDEEESLPEGLPEGDSHVALRRRILELLQRSPIDPARAAQLRPDDVYLYPSGMTAIVRHHEAMAAYRPGKVLCLGALFKHTWLQFSEGAGDGMKHFGACQDDDFISQVGEWLEDEYRDGRQVSYCFVEFPSNPILVSADLKGLRSLADKYNFPLVVDDTVGSFANIDVLPVADVIITSLTKSFSGYADVMGGSVVLNPSMPRHYGALSRTLASQHRNELFAADAATLVSNSADHLARSTILNRNAAALAETLARATDVVAGVNHARHGGTYANYAAFKRPATDDFAPGDACLLSVDFADLDTAVTFYNGCGFFHSGHLGAHRTLAVPFSYMVYHCAGEEEGRYHAAYGCRAAQVRLSAGLEDEAELVAIVEEALAKTRAAVAAGRKNGVEAGNGVA, encoded by the exons ATGACCATGACTATGACCACAGCCATGGCCAAGACGCAAGGAGCAAATGATACAAAATTTGGACATTCTGTACCGCCAGAAGGCCCCCATACCATCACGACGCACGTTCCCGGATGGAATTCGGTGCAGGGTTTGATCAAAGGCGATGTTGACCTGTTGCAAAAAGTCCGGAGCATATACCCCCGCTTTGGGCCGTTTGGCGTCGTTGCACAG CTGTCAATGGCCGTCCACAAAAAGCTGGGCCTGTCAGAATCTCAGGCATGCTTCGTATGGGCGTGTCCCGACGCCTTGGAAAAGACTAGGCAGCACGCCTGCTCCTCCTTCCGGGACGACAAGGACAGGATCAAGGATGCGTCCGAGATCTCCGAGACGGTTGTCCGTATCAAGCTCGGCTCAGACACGCTCAAGCTTCACGTCACCATTGGCCCGGCTGCAAACCGCAAAGCTATGGTGTTCACGTGGCAGCTGGTCGGTTCGGGGACGTCGACGAGGCTCGCACAGGCGCTGCTGCCTGTGATAGACACGTCATTGGAGGTGGTGGGTGTGGGTGCTGGAGATGAAGAGGAGTCGCTGCCCGAGGGGCTACCCGAAGGCGACTCACACGTCGCCCTCCGCCGACGCATCCTGGAGTTGCTGCAGCGCTCCCCCATCGACCCAGCACGCGCGGCGCAGCTCAGGCCCGACGACGTCTACCTCTACCCCAGCGGCATGACGGCCATTGTGCGCCACCACGAGGCCATGGCGGCCTACCGCCCGGGCAAGGTGCTCTGCCTGGGTGCCTTGTTCAAGCACACCTGGCTGCAGTTCTCCGAGGGTGCAGGTGACGGGATGAAGCACTTTGGCGCCTGCCAAGACGACGACTTCATCTCTCAGGTTGGCGAGTGGCTCGAGGACGAGTACCGGGATGGGAGGCAGGTTAGCTACTGCTTCGTCGAGTTTCCATCGAACCCCATCCTCGTCTCGGCCGATCTCAAAGGCCTGCGGAGTCTT GCCGACAAGTACAACTTCCCCCTCGTGGTAGACGACACAGTCGGCTCCTTTGCCAATATCGACGTCCTCCCCGTGGCCGACGTCATCATCACCTCCCTGACCAAGTCCTTCAGCGGCTACGCCGACGTGATGGGCGGCTCCGTGGTCCTGAACCCGTCCATGCCGCGGCACTACGGCGCCCTGTCCCGCACCCTTGCCTCGCAGCACCGCAACGAGCTCttcgccgccgacgccgcgaCCCTCGTGTCCAACAGCGCCGACCACCTGGCCCGCAGCACCATCCTGAACCGCAacgcggcggcgctggccgaGACGCTGGCGCGCGCCACCGACGTCGTCGCGGGCGTCAATCACGCCCGCCACGGCGGCACGTATGCAAACTACGCCGCCTTCAAGCGGCCCGCGACCGACGACTTTGCGCCGGGCGACGCCTGTCTGCTCAGCGTGGACTTTGCAGACCTCGACACCGCCGTCACCTTCTACAACGGCTGCGGCTTCTTCCACAGCGGCCACCTGGGCGCGCACAGGACCCTGGCCGTGCCGTTTAGTTACATGGTCTATCACTGCGCGGGCGAGGAGGAGGGGAGGTACCACGCCGCGTACGGCTGTCGGGCCGCGCAGGTGCGTCTGAGCGCCGGGCTCGAGGACGAGGCTGAGCTCGTCGCCATTGTTGAGGAAGCGCTGGCCAAGACAAGGGCTGCTGTGGCGGCGGGGAGGAAGAATGGGGTAGAGGCGGGCAATGGTGTGGCTTGA
- a CDS encoding DNA replication licensing factor mcm4: MSTPSGRRTRSSQSATPSRNAARNAQAGPSNAAEDQEPASSVRGTPRGPRQSQLASSPMFYQSSPANGSRTQEPSSPLRQMTHSQSTARRSNATPSSPLRQQTDSQDDPERTPRASGSGLIGESSPIRYESSSPGRAFNPLSDTLRSESSGIFVGSRSGSARNRRGDINPDALLRSSRPRRVVLDPSGNVVTEVGSDAPSFRTVNPDTSEANALGGDSGGLIWGTTVSIDDTFASFKDFARNFTRKYRLWSDGMTEAETSQRDDAESRPYMEAMETMLLLGTSRLYVDLRDLKAYPRTIKLWHQIQAYPQELVPIMDQALTNMMEDLAQAEMVRQRSQSSAGARATPMAATPSSEPQYASSEFGGPATPRPGAEPENDLEEQVAQTTYAIRPFGLEKTTNLRDLNPSDMDKLITVKGLVIRTTPVIPDMRDAHFKCSVCNHSVTVTIDRGRIKEPTECPRQMCSAKNSMQIVHNRCAFADKQVIKLQETPDEVPAGQTPHSVSVCAYNELVDFCKAGDRVQLTGIFRVMPVRVNPRQRSVKSVHKTYVDVLHIQKVDNKRMGVDPSTLDLAAEDDEVEAGEGDANMQETRKISPEEEEKIRETAQRDDIYELLARSLAPSIYEMDDVKKGILLQLFGGTNKSFQKGGSPKYRGDINVLLCGDPSTSKSQILQYVHKIAPRGIYTSGKGSSAVGLTAYVTRDPETRQLVLESGALVLSDGGVCCIDEFDKMSDATRSVLHEVMEQQTVSVAKAGIITTLNARTSILASANPIGSRYNPDLPVPQNIDLPPTLLSRFDLVYLILDRVDEKNDRRLAKHLLSMYLEDKPESASSANEILPVEFLTSYISYARANIHPTISQEAARELVDAYVEMRKLGEDVRSAEKRITATTRQLESMIRLSEAHAKMRLATEVSASDVREANRLIKSALKTAATDAQGRIDMSLLTEGTSAAERRRREDLKAAVLGLLDEMTAGGHQVRYSEVARKLSEGASVPVEASDFAECIRALEMDGAVTISGEGPRKQIRRITAQV; encoded by the exons ATGTCTACACCATCTGGTAGGCGAACACGGAGTTCGCAGTCGGCGACCCCCTCGCGCAATGCCGCGCGCAACGCCCAGGCGGGACCGTCTAATGCTGCAGAGGACCAGGAGCCGGCATCGTCAGTCCGAGGGACGCCCCGCGGTCCCAGGCAGTCGCAGCTGGCTTCTAGTCCCATGTTTTATCAGTCGTCTCCGGCCAACGGCAGCAGAACCCAGGAGCCTTCTTCTCCCTTGCGCCAGATGACCCACAGCCAGTCCACGGCTCGCCGCTCCAATGCCACTCCCAGCTCACCGTTGCGCCAGCAGACAGACAGTCAAGATGACCCTGAACGGACGCCAAGGGCGAGTGGTAGTGGGCTCATTGGAG AGTCTTCTCCTATTCGATACGAGAGTTCCAGTCCCGGACGTGCTTTCAATCCCCTTTCAGATACTCTTCGCAGTGAAAGCAGTGGCATTTTTGTCGGCTCACGCTCAGGCTCTGCCCGTAACCGTCGAGGTGACATCAACCCCGATGCCCTACTGAGGTCCTCGCGCCCAAGGCGTGTGGTACTAGACCCGTCTGGTAATGTCGTTACAGAGGTTGGCTCAGATGCGCCATCATTCCGAACGGTCAACCCTGATACTTCAGAAGCCAATGCCTTGGGTGGCGACAGTGGCGGCCTGATCTGGGGTACCACGGTTTCCATCGATGATACGTTTGCGTCTTTCAAGGACTTTGCGCGGAACTTTACCAGGAAATACCGGCTCTGGTCGGATGGAATGACAGAGGCCGAGACTTCTCAACGAGATGACGCAGAGTCCCGACCCTACATGGAGGCCATGGAGACTATGCTTTTGCTGGGAACTTCGCGGCTCTATGTCGATCTCCGTGACCTCAAGGCGTACCCGCGCACGATCAAACTATGGCACCAGATACAGGCTTATCCCCAAGAGCTTGTTCCCATTATGGATCAAGCTTTGACAAACATGATGGAGGATCTTGCCCAGGCAGAGATGGTGAGACAGCGTTCTCAGAGCAGCGCTGGTGCCCGAGCCACCCCAATGGCGGCTACCCCAAGCTCGGAGCCGCAATATGCCAGTTCAGAGTTCGGCGGTCCAGCAACTCCCCGGCCGGGTGCCGAGCCTGAAAATGACTTGGAGGAGCAAGTAGCCCAGACAACTTACGCAATCCGCCCCTTTGGGCTGGAGAAGACAACAAACCTCCGAGATCTGAACCCATCAGACATGGACAAGCTGATTACTGTCAAAGGCCTTGTGATTCGGACGACACCCGTCATCCCGGACATGAGGGATGCACATTTCAAGTGCAGCGTCTGCAATCACTCAGTCACTGTCACAATCGATCGTGGCAGGATCAAGGAGCCGACTGAGTGCCCGCGGCAGATGTGTTCTGCCAAGAACTCGATGCAGATTGTTCACAACCGTTGTGCATTTGCCGACAAGCAGGTCATCAAGCTGCAAGAGACCCCCGACGAAGTGCCTGCCGGTCAGACTCCTCACTCGGTCTCCGTGTGCGCTTATAATGAGCttgtggacttttgcaaggcTGGTGACAGGGTGCAACTCACTGGAATTTTCAGGGTCATGCCCGTTCGTGTGAACCCCCGTCAAAGATCAGTCAAGAGTGTCCACAAGACATATGTCGACGTTTTGCACATTCAAAAGGTCGACAACAAGCGAATGGGAGTTGACCCCTCAACGCTGGACCTGGCTgctgaggacgacgaggtaGAGGCTGGAGAGGGAGATGCCAACATGCAGGAGACTCGTAAGATCAGCCCcgaggaggaagagaagATTAGGGAAACTGCACAGCGAGACGATATCTACGAGCTGTTGGCGAGATCTCTGGCTCCGTCAATCTATGAAATGGATGACGTGAAGAAGGGAATCCTACTGCAACTGTTTGGAGGCACAAACAAAAGCTTCCAAAAGGGAGGCAGTCCAAAGTATCGTGGCGACATCAACGTACTGCTTTGTGGCGACCCTTCGACCTCGAAATCCCAGATCCTCCAGTATGTGCACAAGATTGCTCCTCGAGGCATCTACACCAGTGGCAAGGGCTCTTCCGCTGTGGGTTTGACAGCGTACGTGACGCGTGACCCCGAAACACGGCAGCTGGTACTCGAGTCCGGTGCCTTGGTTCTCTCGGACGGAGGTGTTTGCTGCATCGACGAGTTTGATAAAATGTCGGACGCCACACGATCAGTTCTCCACGAAGTAATGGAGCAGCAGACGGTTTCAGTGGCCAAGGCAGGCATCATCACAACCCTGAATGCTCGCACAAGTATCCTAGCGTCGGCAAACCCTATTGGCAGTCGATACAACCCCGATCTTCCAGTGCCGCAAAACATTGATCTCCCACCTACTCTTCTTTCTCGTTTCGATCTTGTGTACCTGATCCTTGACCGTGTTGACGAGAAGAACGATCGTCGCCTAGCCAAGCATCTCTTGTCGATGTACTTGGAGGATAAACCAGAGTCTGCAAGCTCTGCCAACGAGATTTTG CCCGTCGAATTTCTCACGTCGTACATCTCATATGCCCGCGCCAACATCCACCCCACCATCAGCCAGGAGGCGGCTCGCGAGCTGGTGGACGCCTACGTGGAGATGCGCAAGTTGGGCGAGGACGTCCGCTCTGCCGAGAAGCGTATCACGGCGACGACGCGTCAGCTGGAATCGATGATCCGTCTCTCCGAGGCGCACGCTAAGATGCGGCTCGCAACAGAGGTCAGCGCATCCGACGTCCGCGAAGCCAACCGTCTCATCAAGTCGGCACTCAAGACGGCGGCTACGGACGCTCAGGGCCGTATCGACATGTCGCTGTTGACTGAGGGCACGAGTGCGGCCGAGAGGCGACGTCGCGAGGACCTCAAGGCCGCCGTCCTGGGGCTGCTGGACGAGATGACAGCCGGCGGGCACCAGGTGCGGTACAGTGAGGTGGCCAGGAAGCTGAGCGAGGGTGCCAGCGTCCCGGTCGAGgccagcgattttgccgagTGCATAAGGGCATTGGAGATGGACGGCGCCGTCACCATATCCGGAGAGGGGCCGAGGAAGCAAATCAGGAGGATCACAGCCCAGGTTTGA
- a CDS encoding coatomer subunit zeta, whose product MAPGMSLSSVNAIIILGSDDGSRIFAKYYTSPHQAAPGAGQAAALTAPPNPFPDVKAQKAFEKGLLEKTAKQTGDIILYDNRIVLYKMESDVMMYVVGSVDENEVLLYNVILALRDSLHLLFKQSVDKRTIIENYDLVSLAIDEIVDDGIILETDPTIIVQRVSKAPTQDVNLSRIDPFSEQGVNNLAQLGKAKLTDWLRQGL is encoded by the exons ATGGCTCCCGGCATGTCATTATCATCCGTAAACGCCATCATCATTCTCGGCTCCGATGATGGCTCAAGGATATTCGCCAAATACTACACCTCACCCCACCAGGCCGCGCCCGGCGCCGGTCAAGCTGCCG CCCTGACCGCCCCGCCAAACCCATTCCCAGACGTCAAGGCGCAAAAGGCCTTTGAGAAGGGCCTGCTCGAGAAGACGGCCAAGCAGACTGGCGACATCATTCTGTACGACAACAGGATCGTTCTGTACAAGATGGAGTCGGACGTCATGATGTACGTGGTCGGCAGCGTCGACGAGAACGAGGTCCTGCTGTATAATGTCATCCTGGCCCTGCGCGACTCGCTGCACCTGCTCTTCAAGCAGTCGGTCGACAAGCGCACCATAATCGAGAACTACGACCTCGTCTCCCTAGCCATTGACGAGATTGTCGACGACGGTATCATCCTCGAGACCGACCCCACCATCATCGTCCAGAGGGTCAGCAAGGCCCCGACGCAGGACGTCAACCTCAGCCGCATCGATCCCTTTAGCGAACAGGGCGTCAACAACTTGGCCCAGCTGGGCAAGGCCAAGCTTACGGATTGGCTGAGGCAAGGGTTGTGA
- a CDS encoding STE/STE20/YSK protein kinase, whose product MATLQVRGVGVSATKQKALEDAKKMQMHIVEESNKAGKEPPPYHLLELIGKGSYGRVYTANDIKNSRVVAVKMIDIEEADTLNPTLVDTYTEIMNEINALKLLSEGGAKNINQVFEALPVQQSMWIITEYCAGGSVSTLMQPTAPHGLQEKWIIPILREVAEAIFWVHRQGIIHRDIKCANVLITEAGGVQLCDFGVAGVIENKFDKRTTVIGTPNWMAPELFDGSNSYGTEVDIWAFGSLVFEIASGLPPNALSGMEFQQLGSFVKKHSPRLEGDQYSDQLKDLVAYCLVDDPAQRPPIESIQQHPYIANTDNMYPTSSLALLVRAYRLWESQGGSRKSLFNPGGAQGLSANDLSSTALAEDEWNFSTTMAFDQRVFGDADNNQAVYDVYGTNVELPQQFNDETTRPSKTKGRRRPPPHLPVLKAPLEKVFDPNTISNYEDNSRMYYGRPMPPPAAAPAPAPAGSDLPLRDDSLHLTVRESLIDLDASLDGSDLSQFADMETIRAPGGHKSIDFGGYDDSSDFNKAPLSDPADIGNNRRTQDWKFPSMTSAPLSANPEISNFSFNEHSFNELVYDDEPEEIPEPSFSRPALIHHPTDPVGLQSQSYNDLSVPRMPDNRASMSSLIDLDESLPDSIPELMRPSTANSDVASVTGSDIGAPNPFEFERHASTYKPLPLNSAREPSIYVSDDSDFARLGSSVADAASASMPNLVLNGGNGDALDRRDRPDSYDGASQPGGLYDNGDYLDADYLSMADRRTRDQYGDMSGPYSDQQQLDEQQYQRSQYRQQDLVQSYQDAEIPPLPEPPSARVMQGVGSRQEASDELRRMLASFQEHLSFTNAHLSSLPIRRNAAGRLEPPVVE is encoded by the coding sequence ATGGCTACCCTCCAAGTGCGTGGCGTTGGTGTCTCGGCCACCAAGCAAAAAGCCTTGGAAGATGCCAAGAAGATGCAGATGCATATTGTGGAGGAGAGCAACAAGGCTGGAAAGGAGCCACCGCCATATCATCTACTCGAACTCATCGGGAAAGGCAGTTATGGTCGCGTTTACACAGCAAACGACATCAAAAACAGCAGAGTTGTAGCCGTCAAGATGATTGATATCGAAGAGGCAGACACGCTCAACCCCACGTTGGTGGACACTTACACGGAGATCATGAACGAAATCAACGCCCTAAAGTTACTGAGCGAGGGCGGCGCCAAGAACATCAACCAGGTTTTTGAGGCCTTGCCTGTACAACAATCCATGTGGATCATCACAGAGTATTGCGCAGGTGGAAGTGTGTCAACATTGATGCAGCCTACCGCTCCCCACGGTCTCCAGGAGAAATGGATTATACCAATCCTTCGAGAAGTCGCCGAGGCTATATTCTGGGTGCACAGGCAGGGCAttattcatcgagatatcaAGTGCGCCAACGTCCTTATCACCGAGGCGGGCGGCGTCCAACTCTGCGATTTTGGCGTTGCTGGTGTTATTGAGAACAAATTTGACAAGCGGACGACTGTTATCGGCACACCCAACTGGATGGCGCCCGAGTTGTTTGATGGGTCAAATTCATACGGTACAGAGGTCGACATCTGGGCTTTTGGCTCCCTAGTCTTTGAGATTGCATCAGGTCTGCCGCCGAATGCACTCTCGGGTATGGAATTCCAACAGCTCGGCAGTTTTGTTAAGAAGCATAGTCCTAGGCTGGAGGGAGACCAGTACTCAGACCAGCTCAAGGACCTTGTTGCCTATTGCTTGGTCGATGATCCTGCGCAAAGGCCACCGATCGAATCTATACAACAACATCCTTATATTGCGAACACCGACAACATGTACCCGACATCCTCACTGGCGCTTCTTGTAAGAGCTTATAGACTTTGGGAATCTCAAGGTGGATCGAGGAAGTCTCTTTTCAACCCCGGCGGAGCCCAGGGGCTTTCTGCAAATGATCTTTCATCCACTGCTCTGGCAGAGGACGAATGGAATTTCAGCACCACAATGGCGTTTGATCAACGCGTGTTTGGTGACGCTGATAACAATCAGGCTGTTTATGACGTTTATGGGACAAACGTTGAGCTGCCTCAGCAATTTAATGACGAAACCACGCGCCCTTCAAAAACCAAGGGTCGACGCCGACCTCCGCCTCATCTTCCTGTTCTCAAGGCTCCTTTGGAAAAAGTGTTTGACCCCAACACAATATCCAACTACGAAGACAATTCAAGAATGTACTACGGCAGGCCAATGCCCCCTCCTGCTgccgcaccagcaccagcaccagcaggttCTGACTTACCGCTGCGGGATGACTCTTTGCACTTGACGGTACGCGAGTCTTTGATCGACTTGGATGCTTCACTTGACGGGAGCGACTTGTCGCAATTCGCCGACATGGAAACCATCAGGGCACCGGGTGGACACAAGTCCATTGACTTTGGGGGCTACGATGACAGCTCAGACTTCAATAAAGCGCCGCTCAGCGACCCGGCAGACATTGGCAATAACAGACGGACCCAGGATTGGAAGTTTCCATCCATGACATCCGCGCCACTTTCTGCAAACCCCGAAATTTCAAATTTCTCTTTCAACGAGCACTCGTTCAATGAGCTGGTTTATGATGATGAACCCGAAGAAATCCCCGAACCGTCTTTCAGCCGTCCAGCTTTGATTCACCATCCAACAGACCCTGTCGGCCTTCAGTCGCAAAGCTACAATGATTTGTCCGTGCCGCGCATGCCAGACAACCGCGCGTCCATGAGCAGTCTCATCGATCTTGACGAGAGTCTACCTGACAGCATACCTGAATTGATGCGACCATCGACAGCCAACTCGGACGTGGCGTCTGTCACGGGGTCGGACATTGGTGCTCCAAACCCCTTTGAGTTTGAACGGCATGCGTCGACATACAAACCCTTACCGCTGAACTCTGCTAGAGAACCCTCGATATATGTTTCAGACGACTCGGATTTTGCGCGTCTCGGCAGCAGTGTGGCGGATGCAGCTAGTGCTAGCATGCCCAACTTGGTGCTCAATGGCGGCAACGGTGATGCTCTGGATAGAAGGGATCGCCCGGACTCGTACGATGGTGCCAGTCAACCCGGGGGATTGTATGATAACGGAGACTACCTAGATGCCGATTATCTCTCCATGGCCGATCGCCGCACCCGCGATCAGTACGGAGACATGAGCGGGCCGTACTCTGATCAGCAACAGCTGGATGAACAACAATACCAGCGGTCACAGTACCGACAACAGGATCTGGTCCAGTCGTATCAGGACGCAGAGATTCCTCCGCTGCCAGAACCACCCTCGGCTAGGGTTATGCAGGGTGTTGGGAGCAGGCAGGAGGCCAGCGATGAGTTGCGGAGGATGCTAGCTAGCTTCCAAGAGCATCTCAGTTTTACAAACGCGCACCTTTCCAGTCTCCCCATCCGCAGGAATGCGGCAGGTAGACTGGAGCCGCCGGTTGTTGAATAG